A genomic window from Neoarius graeffei isolate fNeoGra1 chromosome 5, fNeoGra1.pri, whole genome shotgun sequence includes:
- the crygn2 gene encoding gamma-crystallin N-B — MSQYSGKIVFYEGRCFTGRKLEVYGDCDNFQDRGFMNRVNSIRVESGAWICYDHPDFKGQQYILERGEYPEFQRWNSHNDHMGSCKPVRMHGEHYRIELYDGGNYSGHCMELCEDCPFLQSCGYGRPCVNSVRVFGDGAWVMYEEPNFRGRMYIVERGNYCSHNEWQAQTPNIQSIRRIVNYF; from the exons ATGTCACAGTATTCTGGAAAG ATAGTGTTTTATGAGGGAAGATGCTTCACGGGCAGGAAGCTGGAGGTGTACGGAGACTGCGATAACTTCCAGGACCGTGGCTTCATGAACAGGGTGAACTCCATCCGTGTGGAGAGCGGCGCTTGGATCTGTTACGACCATCCCGACTTTAAGGGCCAACAGTACATCCTGGAGCGCGGAGAGTACCCAGAGTTCCAGCGCTGGAACTCCCACAATGACCACATGGGCTCCTGCAAGCCTGTCAGGATG CATGGAGAGCACTACAGGATCGAGCTGTACGATGGAGGCAATTACTCAGGTCACTGTATGGAGCTGTGTGAAGACTGTCCCTTCCTGCAGAGTTGTGGCTATGGCAGGCCCTGTGTCAACTCCGTCAGGGTGTTCGGAGATGGAGC CTGGGTGATGTATGAGGAGCCTAACTTCCGTGGCCGTATGTATATCGTTGAGAGAGGAAACTACTGCAGCCACAACGAGTGGCAGGCCCAGACTCCCAACATCCAGTCCATCCGCAGGATCGTCAACTACTTCTAA